Part of the Gorilla gorilla gorilla isolate KB3781 chromosome Y, NHGRI_mGorGor1-v2.1_pri, whole genome shotgun sequence genome is shown below.
aaaatttgggcatggtgcagaaactcactccAAATAAATTACctagcaaaatatttaaataatggtggaaatattccaaaattccatattttgggatttatacacaaaagatacacaaattagaggccaagaggctgccagaagggaaaaacggggcctgggaaggccgttgtgaggaatgagctgggcctagaGAGGCCACTGGCAGGTGGGAGCTGGACCTGCCGAAGTGGCCgaaaggcaggagctttggactggGGAGGCCGCAGTGAGGAGAGAGCTAGCTGGGCGTGGACAGTCCGCTGTCAGGCCGAGGCTGAGGCCGGGCCcatgcaggccttcgagaggcagaaGGGctggcctgcaaaggcccactggaggtcaagttctgggcctgaagaggatgCCAAAAGTCAAAagtggggcctgggaaggccgccgagagccatgagctgggctgggctgaaagaggccactgggaggcaggaggagctgggcctggagaggctgactcaaGGAAGTTTTGCAGCCtgagaggccgccgagaggacaGAGCTGGGTCCAGGGAGGCtgacttgctgctcttccaggcCCAATTCCAGGCTGACTtgaggacgacttgggcctgcagaggccaccGGGAGgccggagctgggcctggagaggccgacttcgGGACgatttgggcctgcagaggccgctgggaggcccaagctgggcctgGAGGAGCACACCGACCGGAGGCCGTTTGGGGCCTGCAgatgccatcggagggcaggagctgagcctggagaggcctccgtgaggcctgagctgggcctggggagcttggcttcggGAAGTTGTGGGCCTACCAGGgccgctgggagctgggcaggagctgagtccaaagacattgttgggaggccagagtcgggcctggagacgcagctgggaggaagagctgggcccggagaggatgccgggaggctgcaagtgggtctggagaggccgacttgaggaggcccggcctctgcctcccgcatgacggcctctgcaggcccagctcttcctcctggctgcatctcccggcccagctcctgcctcccagcaaacaagctcttttggctcagctccggccagcgtttgtagaccccgaagtttctgcaaccaagcgcTCAGGCCCACATCCCACCTCCAGTAGCCTGAagagtcccagctccggctggagaagaGCATCTGCAGgtcccgctgttgcctcccaggggtgtctccaggcccagctcttgccccaccacgacctcccaggaCCAAGTCCCTGCCTGtctcccagcagcccgcatgagaccctgctcctccctcatggTGGCCaattgaggcaggggctcacgctgacctctctcagtgtggcaggggccagtgtgaggcaagggcacgtgctgacctctctcagcgtgagaggggccggtgtgaggcaaggggctcaggctgacctctctcagcgtgggaggggccggtgtgaggcaaggggcttacgctgacctctgtcagcatgggaggggccggtgtgaggctaggggctcccgctgacctctgtcagcgtgggaggggccggtgtgaggctaggggtTCCCGCTGCCCTCTCAGCGTGGGGGGGGTGGGgcggtgtgaggctaggggctcacgctgacctccctcagcgtgggaggggccagtgtgaggctaGGGACTCAGGCTGACCTCCGtgagcatgggaggggccggtgtgaggcaaggggctctgGCTGAACTCCTTTAGcgagggaggggccggtgtgaggcaaggggctcagactgacctctgtcagcgtgggaggggctggtgtgaggcaaggggctcaggctgacctctgtcagcgagggaggggccggtgtgaggcaaggggctcacgctgacctctgtcagcgtgggaggggccggtgtgaggcaaggtactcaggctgacctctgtcagcgtgggaggggccggtgtgaggcaagggactcaggctgacctctcagtgtgggaggggccggtgtgaggcaaggggctcaggctgacctccgtcagcgtgggaggggctggtgtgaggcaaggggctcaggctgacctctgtcagtgtgggaggggccggtgtgaggcaaggggctctcactgacctctctcagcgtgggaggagctagtgtgaggcaagggctcacgctgacctctctcagcgtgggaggagccagtgtgaggcaggggctcatgcctctgggcagggtgctAGAAGCATGAGTTTGGCATCAACAGGCCacagtgagggaggagctgggccacacgcgggctgctgggaggcagacagggacttggccccgggaggccgccgtgggggcaagagctgggcctggagaggcccctgggaggcaagagcggggcctgcagaggctgttctccAACCAgtgctgggcctgtacaggccaccagGTGGCAGGAATTAGGCCtgaagaacttggctggagaaagttcggggcctacaaaggcggttgggagctgggcaggagttgagccaaaagagcttgcttacttgccgggaggcagggccgggagaggccgacttcaggacaacttgggcctgcagaggtcgccaggaggcccaagcttggcgtggaggagcccaccgaccggagaccatttggggcctgcagatgccatcggagggcaggagctcatcctggagaggccacagtgaggcctgagctgggcctggggagcttggcttgaggaagctgtgggccgaccaaggccGCCAgaagatgggtaggcactgagtccaaagacgttgttgggaggccacaGTCAGGCCTGGGGAcccagccgggaggaagagctgggtcCAGAGAGGACGCCCGGAGTGTGCaagtgagtctggagaggccgacttgaggaggttctggGCCCGGAGAGGCCACCAGAATGGAAAAACTgggcctggaaaggctgttgtgaggaatgagccccatgtgcctgaagaggccactggcaggcgggagctgggcctgccgaagcggccgagaggcaggagctttggactcgggaggctgcagtgaggcgagagctagctgggcgtggagagtctgctgtgaggcagaggctgggcctgtgcactcctttgggaggcaggaggccgggcctttTTGAGGCCTgcagaggccaccaaaagtcaaaagcagggcctgggaaggccactgggaggcatgagctgggctgggccgaaagaggccactgggaggcaggaggagctgggcctggagaggctgactggAGGAACTTTTGCACCCGGAAAGGCCACCGAGAGGCcggagctgggcctggggaggcTGACTtgaggacgacttgggcctgcagaggccgccgggaggcaggagctggccgTGGACAGGCCAACTTGACGACagtctgggcctgcagaggccaccgagaggaagagctgggcctgtaGAGGCCGACTGGAGGAAGTCCAGGGTGTGGAGACGATGCAAAGCAGCAAACGCTAGGCCTGGAAATGCTGCCCTGAGGCACGGGCTTGGCCTACAGAGGCCACTGGGAAGCAGGAGCTGGGCCCGCAGAGGCTCCTGAGAGGGAGGAGCATTGCCCCAGGAGGCCACGGTGAGGAAGAGGTGGGCCTGGAGAGCCCACTGTGAGGTAGAGGCTGGGCCTGTAGAGGCCACCGACAGGCAGGGGATGGGCCTGTTGAGGCCACAAGAGGCATGAGCTGGGCCTCAACAGGCCAGTGTGATGCAGTAGCTGACACTTGGGCATGTTGCAAGAGGCATGAGTTGGGCCAaaagaggccaccgtgagggaggagctgggcctgtacaaGCTGCCAAAAGGCAGGAGCAGCTTTGGACTGAAGAGGCCGCAGACAGGGAAGAGCTGGGTGTGAAAAGTCTGctgtgaggcagaggctgggcctgtaCATGCCCTCGGGAAGcaggaggctgggcctggagaggccgacttgagaaAGTTTTGCTCCTGGAGAGGCCACTCAGAGGCAAGAGCTGGCTGTGAAGAGGCTGACTTGAGGTCGATTTTGGCCTGCAGAAGCCACCGGTAGCTAGGAGTTGGCCCTGGAGAGGCTGACCTGAGGACAATTTTGGCTTATAGAGGCCACTGGGAGGGAGAGCTTGGTCTGGAGAGGCCAACTGGAGAAAGTTCAGGGCTTGAAGAGGATGCACAAAAGGAAACGCTCAGCCTGGAAAGTGTGCTGTGAGGCATTAGCTTGGCCTACACAGCActtggaggcaggagctgggcctgcagagggtgACTTCAGGACGATTTTGACCTGCAGAACCCTTTGGGAGGAAGAGCTTGGCCTGGACCGGCTGACTGGAGGAAGTTTTTGGACTGGAGTATGAGTCAAAAAGCAAAAGTTAGGCTAGGAAAGGCCACttagcggcatgatcttggcctacAAAGGCAATTGCAAGGCAGGAGCTTGGACTGTAGAGGCTGCCGAAAGGCAGGAGCTTGGCCTTAGGAGGCTATGATCAGGCAAGTGGTAGGCCTGGAGGGTCTACTGTGTGGTAAGAGTCTGGGCCTGTGTAGGCCGACATGAGTCAGGAGCTGAGTTAGGAGAGGCCAACTTTTGGAGAATTTGGGCTTGCAGAGGCTGCCAGGAGGCAAGAGCTGTGCCTGGAGAGTCCACCTTTTagcatgagctgggcctaaagagacCATTGTGAGGcagcagctgcctgggaggcaggcagatttgTGGCCTGGGGAGGCCACCGTGAGGCAAATGCTCAGTTTTCGGAGGATACTGTGAGGCAGTGAGGGAATAGTTTGATTGCTGAGGCTGCCGGGAGGCCGAAGATGGGCCCAGAAATCTTTACCTTAAGAAGTCTGTGGTCTATAGAGGCTGCCAGCAGCTCAACAGGAGTTGGGCCAAAGGAGGTTGTTGTGAGGCAGGAGATGGGCCTGTAGATGCACTGGGAGGATGAGCTCATCCTGGAGATGCCGAGTTAAGGACATTCTGGGCCTGGACAGGCTGCAAAAGGCAAAAGCTGTGCCTGGAAAAGTCACCATGGGGCATGAGGttggcctaaagaggccactgcaaggcaggagctgggcctgtagAGGCTGCCGAAAGGAAGGAGATTCGCCTGAGGAtgccacagtgagacaccatctggGTCTGGAGGGTCCActgtgaggcagaggctggccTGTAGAGTCCGACAGTAGACATAAGTGGCAAAAGGCTGATTTGAGGAAGTTTTGGGCTTCAAGAGCCAGCCACAAGGCAGGCACTAGGCCTGAAAATGGCCCGACAGTCATGAGTTGGGCCTAAATGGGCCGCTGTGAGGGAGGAGCTCTGCCTGTTGAGGCTGCTGGCAGGCAGGCAGAAATTTGGTCTGGGGCAGCTGCTGtgaggcaagagctgggcctggaaaaagcccctgggaggcaaaagcagggcctgcagaggctgttctcaAGTCAAAGCTGGGCCTGTTCATGCCACCAGGAAGCAGAAGGTGGGCCTGGAGAGTTTGACTTGAGGAAGTTTTGGGCCTACATTGGCCGCCATGAGCTGGACAGGAACTGGGCCAaaaaaggctgttgtgaggcagcatttgtgcctgtagacccagccaAGAGGAAGAGGTGTGCCTAGAGAAGCcaccatgaggcagaggttgggcCTGTAGAAGCTGacaggaggcaggagctgggcctggagaggtcaacttgaggagattttgggccttCATAGGCCACCAGGAGGCAGCAGTTGGGACTAGAGAGTCTGACTTGAGTAAGTTTTGGGCCTGGAGATGACGTCCTGGGACAGGAGTTcagcctggagaggccaccgtgaggcatGAGCTGGATGTAGagaggccagtgtgaggcaagacCTGGGCCTGTCTAGGCTGCTGGGAGACAGGCAGGAATCTGGCCAGGGAAGGTTGCCATGAGACAAAAGTTGGGCCTGGAAAGGCCCTTGTGAAGTGTGAGCttggcctaaagaggccactgggtggcaggagctgggtgtgtagaagctgctgaaaggttgggagcttggcttggggggtccacagtgaggcagatgatgggcctgaagaatctgctgtGAGGCAGATGTTGGGACGGTAGAGGCcgatgggaggcagaggttgggccTGCAGGGGCCACCAagatgcaggagctgggcctggagatgctgcaaagaagcatgagctgggcctggtgaggtcgacttgagaaagttcagggcctggagagaaggctgggaggcaggagctgggtctaaagaggccattgtaacgatggagctgtgcctgtggaggctgttgtgaggcagtaggctcatctgcggagactgccgtgaggtagggtatgggactaaataggccattgtgagtcataagcttggtctgtagaggctgactggagaaagtTCTGGACCTGGACAGGCTGCcaggaggtaggagctgggccaaaagatttaagcacatttacatttattaggcactttatttccattattacactgtcatatataataaaataattatggaactcaacataatgtagaatcagtgggcgtgttaagcttgttttcctgcaactggatggtcccacatgagcgtgatgggagaaagtgacagatcaataggtattagattctcataaggacagcacaacctagatccctcacatgcacggttcacaacagggtgcattctcctatgagaatctaatgctgctgctgatctgagaaggtggagctcaggcgggaatgtgagcaaaggggagtggctgtaaatacagatgaagcttccctcactccctcactcgacaccactcacctcctgctgtgtggctccttatggctccatggctcaggggtcggggacccctgctcaagtgcatccaaagcgacccttcccacaccagtcttcatagtggtcaagggcagcaaccacttagctcccaaggcatgtgcctcagctggcattttgtcacaatcaacagtaaggggtagcttgagtcattgtgaggttacttcctggaaatcaccagcatcccatttcccactggcaaagagctcagcactgcaccctgggaaaccaaacctatgcccaaatcccatctgtgtgggtttatctcctgggacccttcctaacctATTAGTCAgcgtccaatcaggaagcataaaccactcaaaagttttaagtggtaaaatttaatacggagaattattcattataacaggtgaacagcataatgagagattggctagcacaaagtcaagagaactctagagaatacaggactagcccaggccaggcatggtggctcatgcctgaaattccagcaatttgagaagctaatgcaggaggattgcttaaggccaggagccagagaccggtctggacaacacagtgagaccctgtctctatccaaaaaaaaaaaaagaaaaaagttagctgggagtggtggtgcacacttgtagtcccagctactcggaatgctgaagtttgagcctgggaggtcaaggctgcagcgaggcatgattatgccactacagtccaacctggtgacagagcaagaccctgtctcaaagaacaaaacaacaacaaccatttacagacagaaaagagatagagctaagaagctaaggaaagatgttgaaatgtgacaagtaaagtaatatgaggtcttttatctatttaaaataatcaaacaaaaaatgacttactaaattataataccctgtgctggcaaaggtgcagtgaaatgggcactttcttatactatgaggtgtgtttaaattgtgtataagccttcccaggtaaagcttgtcaattttttaaaataatggagacagagtctcaccatagtgccatactgcctcctccaactcttggcctcaagcaatcctcccccccaaagtgctaagattatagctgggaggcacccaaaaccctgtcaatttacatcaagggtaatgagaatgtccattcaccatgtctcacagtaatcttacttctggggagacaattcaatctaaacaaaaggtcgtCTGTgcaaacacagtaaaaatctgggagtaactgaagaaagagttggtaagtgaaataagaaacagttagaataaattaaactatgatatcaataggcacctggtataaaagttcagctgatgttagctgctacttttttgttgttttgagacagggtttcactctgtgacccaggctggagggtagaggcctgatcacgactcactgcagtctcagtattttatatgttatatatgatatataattatataatattctgttataTGGGATTATACTATCCATTATATAGAATGcatcttaatatattatatataatatatcataatatgttatatacactatatcatcctatattatatagtatactatattatTACTATACATCATATAATACactacatcatatataatataatatatgtcatatataatattataatacatattatatatgatataatatatattatactatataatatgtaatatataatataatatattatattatatataatatataatatatataatatattacacattatataaaatatatactatataaaatgttatataatatattgtatattatatattatatattatataatatatatttgatattatatattataaaacatattatatattagattatatattattatattaatttagatattatataatgtatattatattagatataacttattatatattatacattattctagtatatataattataaatataattatataattatatttataattatatattatgttatatataataattatatattattatattatatttaatagttatatattattatatattatattatacataatatagtatatataatataaggatgcaggatgtaaaaggaaattatatatacgttatacatattatatatgtcatatatattgcattatatataagtatatgtatatacacacaaatatacacacatatatatatatatattttggggatgccctatttcccatctcataaataattttaagaagcacagcatagtaatgcGTGGGCTtcggattcagtttttgaaacaaaacagtgagccttcaatgaccttcctgtacctgTAAAAGCActcctgtctgcctggcagcagttggacctcacgatgtggattgtgccttcaccctggaatctTTATGctctatcgccatggtgatgcgGTTAGGGATCTCCTTctcttggtcctaagtgccactgtctgtgctgagatTTTCAAAGGTCAcggcagattgaacctttgtggtttcattttccctgattttgattttttttacgtGGAACCTGTGTtactgcattcaaggtatgttcatactagcctgttaaatgcgaactcttcaaattacaagttaatgctttccaaatatgttatttagaaattatcctctgtatttcccATCAGCAGttataaacatgtttcatggttatgttttattcctcaatttacatatttgattattgtaccaagcagagtacccttgaaacttttcttcatttaaataatatgtatgttGGCTCAGGTctgctatcccagcactttgggaggacaaggcaagaggatcacaagaccatcgtggccaatacagtgaaaccctgtctctgctaaaagttcaaaaaattagccaggcatggtgtcagctggtgtagtcccagtgtggtgtagtcgcagttacctgggaggctgaggcacgaaaatcacttcAAACcgtgagacagagtttgcagtgacccaagatggcgccattgaactccagcctgtgcaacagaacaagactctgtataaaaaaaattacatacatatagtatatattataaatatgtattatatactacataatgtattacatatgtaatatataatatatatgcataatatataatatgtcattatacataagatatgttatatactatgtcatattatatataatatataatatgtattatatattacatataagatataaaatatattatatatactatttataatatgatgcaatatatattacatataataagtattattatattatatattatatatgttttataatttatatataatatattacatataacattacgtgtattatataatgaactataatatttattctattttatgacacgtatataatatatattgtttatatattatataatatgttatatataatatattatataatgttgtatatattatagagtaaatatatattgtacacattaaatatatagcatatataaattatataatataaattaaattaaatatagtatattatataatttataatttatatattatgtgaaatgcaaattatatattatatgtaatatataccatataaaataaatataatatatgacctATATTAtaccacatataatatataatatactatatgatatatattctaTGATATACGATACATATAataagatatatgatatatactatataatatatgatatatattatatatagtatatcatatataacatatatggtatatgacatatcatatatgatatatatgatatataagatatCATgtttgatatatatgatatataacatcatatatgatatataatatatgatatgtaacataccatataagatataaattatatatgatatatgatatatattatatgatatatgatatataatatatgatatatatcttatataatacatgatatatatcatatacattataaattacatataattttataatattctattatgtatgattttattatatattgtataaaatataccttaatatattatatattttatatcataatatattatatatactatgtcatcatatattatatattacattaccTTATTACTCTACagaatatattatgttatatataatataatgtatgtcatatatactcttataatatatattatattatgatataatatattgcataatatattatataaaatatattatataatatataacatataatatgttatttactacgtaaaatatatagtatattacatgttatatataatatatataatatattatatattatataatgtattatatgttacatgtaatatataatatattatataatatattatataatatatcattttttagatagtatatattatatgatatattagatattatataatatattatatattacatattatatgttattatattatatataattataattatataattacgtatataattatatattatgttgtatattagttatatattattatatgtattatatagtatataataattatatattattatatattatattatgcataatatattatatataatataaggatgcaggatgtaaaaggaaattatatatacctcagatgtattatatatgttatatatattacattatatagaattaaatatctatatatatttacatatatatgtaaaatacacatatatatacaaatatatatacatatatatttgggggtgccctatttccactctcataacttattttaagaagcacaacatagtaatgtgtgggcttcggatttagtttttgaaacaaaacactgagccttcaatgaccttcctgtacatgtaaaagcactcctgTCTTCCTAGCAGCGGTTAggcctcacaatgtggattgtgccttcaccctgcaatgtttatgccctatcgccatggtgatgggattagggatctcctgcccttggtcctaagtgccactgtctgtgctgagtttttcaaaggtcagagcagattgaacctttgtggtttcattttccctgattttgatttttcttatggggaacctctgttgctgcattcaaggtatatACATACTgtcctgtcaaatgcaaactcttcaaattactatttagagctttcaaaatatattatttaaaaaattatcctctgtatttaCCATAAggagttatcaatatgtttcatggttatgttttattcctcaatttatatatttgattattgtaccaagaaGAGTAcccttgaaatttttcttcatttaaaaaatatgtatcttggctcaggcgtctaatcccagcactttggga
Proteins encoded:
- the LOC129530307 gene encoding putative uncharacterized protein FLJ46235, coding for MAYLVPYPTSRQSPQMSLLPHNSLHRHSSIVTMASLDPAPASQPSLQALNFLKSTSPGPAHASLQHLQAQLLHLGGPCRPNLCLPSASTVPTSASQQILQAHHLPHCGPPKPSSQPFSSFYTPSSCHPVASLGQAHTSQGPFQAQLLSHGNLPWPDSCLSPSSLDRPRSCLTLASLHPAHASRWPLQAELLSQDVISRPKTYSSQTL